One Mycobacterium marseillense DNA window includes the following coding sequences:
- a CDS encoding primosomal protein, which produces MAADLVPIRLSLSAGDRYTVWAPRWRDSGDEWEAFLGKDEDLFVFSSVADLVAFVRSDADNDLTDHPAWKALTSAHAHDFEPTEDKQFDLVAVEELVSEKPTEESVSALAGTLAIVSSIGSVCELAAVSKFFNGNPSLGTVSGGVEHFTGRAGAKRWHAIAEVIGRSWDDVLGAIDDVATTPDVDAKLSAKAEDELAEEREEDETGDAAEESALEESAADTDDEDNDAHEDDEGAIEPRAAGDTAVLGGDKDFWLQVGIDPIRIMTSSGTFFTLRCYLDDEPIFLGRNGRISVFPSERALARYLADEHDHDLSDLSTYDDIRTAATDGSLAVEITDDNIYVLTGLADDFADGPDAVDREQLELAVEVLRDIGDYSEDPAVDKALETNRPLGKLVAAVLEPDSVTKPSPPYAAAVREWEKLEQFVEGRLRRE; this is translated from the coding sequence ATGGCTGCTGACCTCGTGCCCATTCGCCTGAGCCTGTCCGCCGGTGACCGCTACACCGTGTGGGCGCCCCGCTGGCGTGACTCCGGCGACGAGTGGGAGGCCTTCCTGGGCAAGGACGAGGACCTGTTCGTCTTCTCCTCCGTCGCCGACCTGGTGGCGTTCGTGCGGTCCGACGCCGACAACGACCTGACTGACCACCCGGCGTGGAAGGCCCTGACGTCGGCGCACGCGCATGACTTCGAGCCCACCGAGGACAAGCAGTTCGACCTGGTCGCGGTCGAGGAGCTGGTCTCGGAGAAACCCACCGAGGAATCGGTGTCCGCGCTGGCGGGCACGCTGGCCATCGTGTCGTCCATCGGATCGGTGTGCGAGCTGGCGGCGGTGTCGAAATTCTTCAACGGCAACCCCAGCCTGGGCACCGTGTCGGGCGGGGTCGAGCACTTCACCGGCAGGGCCGGCGCCAAACGCTGGCATGCGATCGCCGAGGTCATCGGGCGCAGCTGGGACGACGTGCTCGGCGCGATCGACGACGTCGCCACCACGCCCGACGTCGACGCCAAGTTGTCGGCCAAGGCCGAAGACGAACTGGCCGAGGAACGCGAAGAGGACGAAACCGGCGACGCCGCCGAGGAGAGCGCCCTCGAGGAATCCGCGGCCGACACGGACGACGAGGACAACGACGCCCACGAAGACGACGAGGGCGCCATCGAACCCCGGGCGGCCGGCGACACCGCGGTGCTCGGCGGCGACAAGGACTTCTGGCTACAGGTGGGCATCGACCCGATCCGGATCATGACGAGCTCGGGCACCTTCTTCACGCTGCGCTGCTACCTCGACGACGAGCCGATCTTTTTGGGCCGCAACGGACGGATCAGCGTGTTCCCGTCCGAGCGCGCGCTGGCCCGCTACCTGGCCGACGAGCACGACCACGACCTGTCCGACCTGAGCACCTACGACGACATCCGCACGGCCGCCACCGACGGTTCGCTGGCGGTCGAGATCACCGACGACAACATTTACGTGCTCACCGGCCTGGCCGACGACTTCGCCGACGGCCCGGACGCCGTGGACCGCGAGCAACTCGAACTCGCCGTCGAGGTGCTCCGCGACATCGGCGACTACTCCGAGGACCCCGCGGTCGACAAGGCGCTCGAAACCAACCGGCCGCTGGGCAAATTGGTAGCCGCCGTGCTCGAGCCCGACTCGGTCACCAAGCCGTCGCCCCCCTACGCTGCGGCGGTGCGCGAGTGGGAGAAATTGGAGCAATTCGTCGAGGGCCGGCTCCGCCGCGAGTAG
- a CDS encoding VWA domain-containing protein — protein MSLPGIGPLPLYGFQRPGMLLFGLVPLALLAVYIVVQARRNRRLHRYTDTPVAQSPLRHLPIAASLLCLALLTVALATPTHDMRIPRNRAVIMLVIDMSQSMRATDVEPNRLKAAEQAASQFASQLTPGINLGLVGFAGTPYLLVPPTPQHQATIDALKKLDFADSTATGQAIFTALHAIGATAVTGGDNPPPARIVLLSDGRENKPSNPSDPHDGVYTAARLAKDEGVPISTISFGTKGGEIEMDGQRVAVPVSTDQMKTIARLSGGQPYTATNVGELNKSYNAIENEIGYRTVPGPGSAGWLRLAVLAALIATALALLINRRLPT, from the coding sequence GTGTCGCTTCCCGGAATCGGCCCGCTACCGCTCTACGGGTTCCAGCGCCCGGGCATGCTGTTGTTCGGTTTGGTGCCCCTGGCCCTGCTGGCCGTCTACATCGTGGTCCAGGCTCGTCGTAACCGACGGCTGCACCGCTACACCGACACCCCCGTGGCGCAGTCGCCGTTGCGGCACCTGCCGATCGCCGCGTCGCTGCTCTGCCTGGCGTTACTGACGGTCGCGCTGGCCACCCCCACCCACGACATGCGCATCCCGCGCAACCGAGCCGTCATCATGCTGGTCATCGACATGTCGCAGTCCATGCGCGCGACCGACGTCGAACCCAACCGGCTCAAGGCCGCCGAACAGGCGGCCAGCCAGTTCGCCAGCCAGCTGACGCCGGGCATCAACCTCGGGCTGGTCGGCTTCGCCGGCACGCCCTATCTGCTGGTGCCGCCCACCCCGCAGCACCAGGCGACCATCGACGCGCTGAAGAAGCTGGACTTCGCCGACAGCACGGCCACCGGCCAGGCCATCTTCACCGCCCTGCACGCGATCGGCGCCACGGCGGTCACCGGGGGTGACAACCCGCCGCCGGCCCGCATCGTGCTGCTCTCCGACGGCCGCGAGAACAAGCCGTCGAACCCCAGCGACCCACACGACGGCGTCTACACCGCGGCGCGCCTGGCCAAGGACGAAGGCGTGCCCATCTCGACCATCTCGTTCGGAACCAAGGGCGGCGAGATCGAGATGGACGGGCAGCGCGTCGCGGTCCCGGTGTCGACCGACCAGATGAAGACAATCGCCCGGCTCTCCGGCGGGCAGCCCTACACCGCCACCAACGTCGGCGAGCTCAACAAGAGCTACAACGCCATCGAGAACGAGATCGGCTACCGCACGGTGCCGGGCCCGGGCAGCGCCGGCTGGCTGCGCCTCGCCGTACTGGCCGCCCTGATCGCAACGGCCTTGGCGCTGTTGATCAACCGGCGCCTGCCGACGTAG
- a CDS encoding VWA domain-containing protein, whose protein sequence is MKVPLLGPVSLTGFQNPWFFLALLAVLLVIGLYVVQQFARRRRVLRFANMEVLERVAPPHPSRWRHVPTILLAAALVLLTTAMAGPTSDVRIPLNRAVVMLVIDVSESMASNDVPPNRLAAAKEAGKQFADQLTPAINLGLVEFAANATLLVPPTTNRSAVKSGIDGLQPAPKTATGEGIFTALQAIATVGSVMGGGEGPPPARIVLESDGAENVPLDPNAPQGAFTAARAAKGQGVQISTISFGTPYGTVDYEGATIPVPVDDQTLQKICEITDGEAFHADSLDSLKNVYTTLQRQIGYETVKGDASLAWMLLGAVVMAGAVLAGLLLNRRLPA, encoded by the coding sequence ATGAAGGTGCCCCTGCTGGGGCCGGTGTCGCTGACTGGATTCCAGAACCCCTGGTTCTTCCTGGCGCTGCTGGCCGTGCTGCTGGTGATCGGCCTCTACGTCGTGCAGCAATTCGCCCGCCGTCGCCGGGTGCTGCGGTTCGCCAACATGGAGGTGCTCGAGCGCGTCGCTCCGCCGCACCCGAGCCGGTGGCGGCACGTGCCGACCATCCTGCTGGCGGCGGCGCTGGTGTTGCTGACCACCGCGATGGCCGGGCCGACGTCGGATGTCCGGATCCCGCTCAACCGTGCGGTCGTGATGCTCGTCATCGACGTCTCGGAATCGATGGCCTCCAACGATGTTCCACCCAACCGCCTGGCCGCGGCCAAGGAGGCCGGCAAGCAGTTCGCCGACCAGCTGACGCCGGCCATCAACCTGGGGCTGGTGGAGTTCGCGGCCAACGCCACGCTGTTGGTGCCGCCGACGACCAATCGCTCCGCGGTGAAGTCGGGCATCGACGGCCTGCAACCGGCCCCGAAAACCGCGACGGGGGAAGGCATTTTCACCGCGCTGCAGGCGATCGCCACGGTCGGTTCGGTGATGGGCGGCGGCGAAGGCCCGCCGCCGGCGCGCATCGTGCTGGAGTCCGACGGTGCCGAAAACGTGCCGCTGGACCCCAACGCCCCGCAGGGGGCGTTCACCGCGGCCCGGGCCGCCAAGGGCCAGGGCGTGCAGATCTCGACGATCTCGTTCGGGACCCCGTACGGCACCGTCGACTACGAGGGCGCCACCATTCCGGTTCCGGTCGACGATCAGACCCTGCAGAAGATCTGCGAGATCACCGACGGCGAGGCGTTCCACGCCGACAGCCTGGACTCGCTGAAGAACGTGTACACGACGCTGCAACGCCAGATCGGCTACGAAACCGTCAAAGGCGACGCGAGCCTGGCGTGGATGCTGCTCGGCGCGGTCGTGATGGCCGGCGCCGTGTTGGCCGGCCTGCTGCTGAACCGCAGGCTGCCCGCCTGA
- a CDS encoding cupin, which produces MQQQLATPNLDPTVPAPMVNVAEYAFEGRFEEWAEQARYFEYSKAANPIGSGLTPRVPIRRFGPETYLDAPTGVIPLDLSAELGGPAGAATSPALLANFVSIRANEQVDTHPNATSQLYYVLYGRGFATVNGRLIEWEKGDFVTLPAGAHSVFYAGADTAMYWVHDEPLMRYLGADATRPRFRATKFRRADAVAKLTEIASRPGANDKSRVSVLLANAEEEQTLTITHVLWAMFGVLPPHQVQRPHRHQSVALDLILDAPAAGCYTLLGTRLDERGDIVDPIRVDWQAGGAFTTPPGMWHAHYNETDEPAHLIPVQDAGLQTHLRSLDIKFTQRRDLAAG; this is translated from the coding sequence ATGCAGCAGCAGCTAGCGACGCCCAACCTGGACCCGACGGTCCCCGCGCCAATGGTCAACGTCGCCGAGTACGCGTTCGAGGGCCGGTTCGAAGAGTGGGCCGAGCAGGCCCGATACTTCGAGTACTCGAAGGCCGCCAACCCGATCGGCTCGGGATTGACCCCGCGGGTGCCGATCCGGCGCTTCGGGCCCGAGACCTACCTCGACGCGCCGACCGGCGTGATCCCGCTGGACCTGTCCGCGGAGCTGGGCGGCCCGGCCGGCGCGGCGACCAGTCCCGCGCTGCTGGCCAACTTCGTGTCCATTCGCGCGAACGAACAGGTCGACACCCATCCCAACGCCACCTCGCAGCTGTATTACGTGCTCTACGGGCGGGGTTTCGCGACGGTCAACGGCCGGCTGATCGAGTGGGAGAAGGGCGACTTCGTGACGCTGCCCGCCGGCGCGCACTCGGTGTTTTACGCCGGCGCCGACACGGCCATGTACTGGGTGCACGACGAGCCGTTGATGCGCTACCTCGGCGCGGACGCGACGCGGCCCCGCTTCCGCGCGACCAAGTTCCGCCGCGCCGATGCCGTGGCCAAGCTGACCGAGATCGCGTCGCGTCCCGGCGCCAACGACAAGAGCCGCGTCAGCGTCTTGCTGGCCAACGCCGAAGAGGAGCAGACCCTGACCATCACGCACGTGTTGTGGGCGATGTTCGGCGTGCTTCCGCCCCATCAGGTGCAGCGGCCGCACCGGCACCAGTCGGTCGCGCTGGACCTGATCCTGGATGCGCCTGCGGCCGGTTGCTACACGCTGCTGGGCACGCGTCTCGACGAGCGCGGCGACATCGTCGATCCCATCCGGGTGGACTGGCAGGCCGGCGGCGCCTTCACCACCCCGCCGGGCATGTGGCACGCCCACTACAACGAGACCGACGAGCCTGCCCACCTGATCCCCGTCCAGGACGCCGGGCTGCAGACCCACCTGCGCAGCCTCGACATCAAGTTCACCCAGCGCCGCGATCTCGCCGCCGGCTGA
- a CDS encoding GntR family transcriptional regulator gives MAAKDRRTAKDRALDYVKTRVLTGEFPGGELISEGDVATALGMSRTPVREAFLRLEAEGLLRLYPQRGALVVPVSPDEVRAVMEARLVLEQFAAGKVIGRGTAACAAVFERLSGELARQRDAAAAADWREFVEADRAFHALTLQEAGNAILTGFYASLRDRQMRMIGESTLRDPDRVATILEEHRCIAEALRDGDLARAARAVQTHLAGTVRAIGLSVDPDPFWATGFGRGGAD, from the coding sequence GTGGCGGCCAAGGACAGGCGCACGGCCAAGGACCGCGCGCTGGACTACGTCAAGACGCGGGTGCTCACCGGCGAATTCCCCGGCGGCGAGTTGATCAGCGAGGGCGACGTGGCCACCGCTCTGGGGATGTCGCGCACGCCGGTGCGCGAGGCCTTTCTGCGGCTGGAGGCCGAGGGGCTGCTGCGTCTGTATCCGCAGCGGGGGGCCCTGGTGGTTCCGGTGTCGCCCGACGAGGTCCGCGCGGTGATGGAGGCGCGGCTGGTGCTCGAGCAGTTCGCGGCGGGCAAGGTGATCGGGCGCGGCACCGCCGCCTGCGCCGCAGTGTTCGAGCGCCTGTCCGGCGAGCTTGCCCGGCAACGCGACGCGGCCGCCGCGGCGGACTGGCGCGAATTCGTGGAGGCCGACCGCGCCTTCCACGCCCTCACGCTGCAGGAGGCGGGCAACGCCATCCTGACCGGTTTCTACGCCTCGCTGCGCGATCGCCAGATGCGGATGATCGGCGAATCGACGCTGCGCGACCCCGACCGGGTGGCCACCATCCTCGAGGAGCATCGGTGTATCGCCGAGGCCCTGCGCGACGGTGATCTCGCGCGGGCGGCGCGGGCGGTGCAGACCCACCTGGCCGGCACGGTGCGCGCCATCGGCCTGTCCGTCGACCCGGATCCGTTCTGGGCTACCGGATTTGGCCGCGGTGGAGCAGACTGA